In Gimesia benthica, a single window of DNA contains:
- a CDS encoding FmdB family zinc ribbon protein: protein MPTYVYEVVNPDGSAGERFEVIQRMSEPILTQHPETGEPVRRVITAANISGKWSDAEAKRTLNDDKRLGELGFTKYVKSSSGKYEKRAGDGPDLISAD from the coding sequence ATGCCTACTTATGTGTATGAAGTCGTCAACCCTGATGGGTCGGCTGGTGAACGATTCGAAGTCATTCAACGGATGAGTGAACCAATTTTAACGCAGCATCCAGAGACCGGAGAGCCGGTTCGACGTGTCATTACTGCTGCGAATATTTCCGGAAAATGGTCAGATGCCGAGGCGAAGCGTACCTTAAACGATGACAAACGTCTGGGAGAGCTGGGATTCACTAAGTATGTGAAATCCTCCAGCGGAAAGTACGAGAAGCGGGCCGGCGATGGACCGGACCTGATTTCTGCCGATTAG
- the hpf gene encoding ribosome hibernation-promoting factor, HPF/YfiA family codes for MQVAITCRHGSVSDGLREYITEKSEKLLTYFERVTAIQITIDQGENQNRVEILVDAEHKHNFVSHAEGDEVKPNFHAALSKMEQQIKKYKQKIQDHRRDLPMNEIAENGMAEAEAETEEETESE; via the coding sequence GTGCAAGTTGCGATTACTTGTCGTCATGGCAGCGTCTCAGATGGTCTGCGTGAATATATTACTGAAAAGTCTGAGAAGTTACTGACTTACTTTGAGCGGGTAACGGCAATCCAGATCACAATCGATCAAGGCGAAAACCAGAACCGGGTCGAAATTCTCGTTGATGCAGAACACAAACACAATTTTGTTTCGCATGCAGAAGGTGACGAAGTTAAACCCAACTTCCACGCCGCTTTGAGCAAGATGGAACAGCAGATTAAAAAATACAAACAAAAGATTCAGGATCACCGCCGCGATCTCCCCATGAATGAAATCGCTGAGAACGGAATGGCCGAGGCGGAAGCCGAGACCGAAGAAGAAACCGAATCTGAATAA
- a CDS encoding PTS sugar transporter subunit IIA encodes MKLTDFVVSEAIIPELNVTTKEEAIRTMVASLKNAGSISADDEEGIVSAILKREELGSTGIGNGVAVPHTKHSSVENLTAAVALSSDGVDFASLDGEDVYILFLLISPLDRPGDHLRGLENISRHLRNQNFCKFLRQSKNIEDIVELLNEADSNQLD; translated from the coding sequence ATGAAGTTAACAGACTTCGTGGTTTCGGAAGCGATCATTCCGGAATTGAATGTGACAACCAAAGAAGAAGCAATCCGCACCATGGTCGCCAGCCTGAAAAATGCAGGTAGCATTTCGGCTGATGACGAAGAAGGTATCGTATCGGCAATTCTCAAACGGGAAGAACTGGGATCTACCGGAATTGGTAACGGCGTTGCAGTCCCCCACACCAAACATTCTTCTGTCGAAAACCTGACAGCAGCTGTGGCCCTCTCTTCAGACGGGGTCGATTTTGCCAGCCTGGACGGCGAAGATGTTTATATTCTGTTTTTGCTGATCTCCCCCCTGGATCGTCCAGGAGATCACTTACGCGGCCTGGAGAATATTTCTCGCCACCTGCGGAATCAGAACTTCTGTAAGTTTCTCCGCCAGTCCAAGAACATCGAAGACATTGTTGAACTGCTCAATGAAGCGGACAGCAATCAACTGGACTAA
- a CDS encoding HPr family phosphocarrier protein, which produces MQESVCRQIVTVKMKQGLHLRPISEIVRMTRDYACDFKISNGDRSANAREVYDLLELQALPETELVLEAVGDDATKLMEEIVQFFESGYKKFEEVSDLSD; this is translated from the coding sequence ATGCAAGAATCTGTTTGCCGTCAGATTGTCACCGTCAAAATGAAACAGGGTCTGCATTTGCGCCCGATTTCTGAAATTGTCAGAATGACCCGTGACTATGCTTGCGACTTTAAAATTTCCAATGGAGATCGGTCGGCCAATGCCCGGGAAGTCTATGACCTGCTGGAACTGCAGGCGCTCCCGGAAACCGAACTGGTTCTGGAAGCAGTCGGCGACGATGCCACGAAACTCATGGAAGAAATCGTTCAGTTTTTTGAATCAGGATACAAAAAATTTGAAGAAGTCTCTGATCTGTCTGACTAG
- the ptsP gene encoding phosphoenolpyruvate--protein phosphotransferase, whose product MLVKRGIAVSPGVNFGPALILGAEDFRIPRQFVSVNVIETEIARLRSALDAVCEEIAVNERLASDKLGEQYGAIFAAHLQMVSSPRLREEIETLIRDKCYSPEHASSRVFRRYTKLVQHLGDNYLAERASDIIDLEKRLLKQLLGEKREELSNLTTPIVVLANNLTPSETAGLAKEYVLGFATEVGGRTSHTSILAGALEIPAVVGLGEFLSDVSGGDMVIVDGNNGEIIIDPDEETLARYKDTGERQRSMAARLASRRKIRSETKDGTRIHVMGNIEFPNEVEHCAERGADGIGLYRTEFLYLQSNTEPTEEIHYDAYCRVVQAAQNRPIVIRTLDLGADKIPRGYRHLAKEGMNPALGLRSVRLSLRDLPLFKTQLRAIFRAAVHGDVRIMFPLISTLLEWRQAKMIVGDVLEDLEERGVDFNPNIPIGMMVEVPAAALLAEEFAEEVDFFSIGTNDLIQYTLAVDRSDPAVSSLYNSADPSILRLIKMVVEAARKKNIPVTVCGQMSSDLKSIPLLAGLGIRQISTTPLAIPEVKEVIRHLTIARAEEIAAHAMTIDVARDVESYLRGELYKICPDLFDEELPL is encoded by the coding sequence ATGCTTGTAAAACGTGGAATTGCAGTTTCTCCGGGAGTAAATTTCGGTCCCGCCCTGATTCTGGGTGCGGAGGACTTTCGCATACCGCGGCAATTCGTCAGCGTCAATGTGATCGAAACCGAAATCGCTCGCCTGCGTTCTGCGCTCGATGCGGTCTGTGAAGAGATCGCCGTAAATGAAAGACTTGCCTCTGACAAACTGGGGGAACAGTACGGTGCCATTTTCGCCGCACACCTGCAGATGGTCAGTTCTCCCCGGCTTCGTGAAGAGATCGAGACTCTGATCCGTGACAAATGCTATTCCCCTGAGCACGCTTCCAGTCGCGTCTTCAGACGTTACACCAAGCTGGTACAGCACCTGGGTGACAATTACCTGGCGGAACGCGCCAGTGATATCATCGATCTGGAAAAGCGGCTGCTGAAACAGCTGCTGGGGGAAAAACGCGAAGAACTATCCAACCTGACAACGCCCATCGTCGTCCTCGCCAATAACCTGACCCCCAGCGAAACTGCGGGGCTGGCCAAGGAATATGTACTCGGCTTTGCTACCGAAGTCGGCGGTCGCACCAGCCATACCTCGATTCTGGCAGGAGCCCTGGAAATTCCAGCCGTCGTCGGTCTGGGAGAATTTCTCTCCGATGTCTCCGGCGGTGACATGGTCATTGTTGACGGCAACAACGGCGAAATCATCATTGACCCCGACGAAGAGACGCTGGCCCGATACAAGGATACCGGCGAACGGCAGCGTTCGATGGCAGCCCGACTGGCATCGCGGCGTAAAATTCGCTCGGAAACCAAAGATGGGACCCGTATTCACGTCATGGGGAACATTGAATTCCCTAATGAAGTTGAACACTGTGCCGAACGGGGGGCAGACGGGATCGGCCTCTACCGAACCGAATTCCTTTACTTGCAGTCCAATACCGAGCCTACCGAAGAAATTCACTACGACGCCTACTGTCGCGTCGTCCAGGCGGCTCAGAACCGCCCGATTGTGATCCGAACCCTCGACCTGGGTGCAGATAAGATTCCACGTGGCTATCGCCATCTGGCTAAAGAGGGCATGAACCCGGCTCTGGGACTCCGCAGTGTCCGCCTCAGCCTGCGGGACCTGCCGCTCTTCAAAACCCAGCTCCGGGCTATCTTCCGGGCTGCCGTACACGGTGACGTCCGCATCATGTTCCCCCTCATCTCTACCCTGCTCGAATGGCGGCAGGCCAAGATGATTGTCGGTGACGTTCTGGAAGATCTCGAAGAACGGGGTGTGGATTTCAATCCCAATATTCCGATAGGAATGATGGTAGAAGTCCCGGCAGCTGCCCTGCTGGCAGAAGAATTTGCCGAAGAAGTTGACTTTTTCTCCATTGGGACGAACGACTTAATTCAGTATACTCTGGCAGTGGATCGGTCTGATCCCGCCGTTTCGTCGCTCTACAACTCTGCTGATCCTTCGATTTTAAGGCTCATCAAAATGGTGGTAGAAGCGGCCCGTAAAAAAAACATACCGGTTACCGTCTGTGGGCAGATGAGCTCCGACCTGAAATCGATCCCGCTGCTGGCAGGCCTGGGGATTCGACAGATCAGTACCACACCACTGGCGATCCCGGAAGTAAAAGAAGTAATCAGACATCTGACAATCGCCCGGGCCGAGGAAATCGCAGCACATGCAATGACCATCGACGTGGCCCGCGACGTTGAAAGTTATTTAAGAGGAGAATTGTACAAAATCTGTCCTGACCTGTTTGATGAAGAGCTTCCTTTGTAA
- a CDS encoding Rne/Rng family ribonuclease, with translation MKKEMLINVLQPEESRIAIVEDGVLEELYVERNSLENLVGNIYKGKVVNIEPSIQAAFVDFGVGRNGFLHVSDLEYQYYKHITENGENKAARGRNSKGRRINERSVANKPPIQEILKRGSEVLVQVIKEGIGNKGPTLSTYISIPGRYLVIMPGLQRVGISRKITDEDVRKQLRSILTQLAPPPGLGFIVRTAGIDRSAEDLQRDLNYLLRLWGTIVGRIKKLPAPVEIYSESDMMIRTIRDIYNSEIDTLYIDEPTAYQRARDFMKVVLPKHVNRIKHYTGSDPIFYNSNLDDEICSIQNRHVPMKGGGSIVIDQTEALVAIDVNSGNYRADDNAEKTAFKVNMKAAEEISRQIRLRDLGGVIVIDFIDMREEKHRRSVERRLRDLVKRDRARTKVLRISPFGLIEMTRQRIRPSLRRSMYEDCPSCRGTGQVKTAESMAIEVMRTLMTTVYKKNIARLVLNVHENVANYLNNKRRKDINSLEESSNTVIAINARTDVEPEHLTARCYDDIGNEVNF, from the coding sequence ATGAAAAAGGAAATGCTGATTAATGTCCTCCAGCCGGAGGAAAGTCGAATCGCCATCGTTGAAGATGGTGTCCTCGAAGAACTGTATGTCGAGCGCAACAGCCTCGAAAACCTGGTAGGAAATATCTACAAGGGTAAAGTCGTCAATATCGAGCCCAGTATTCAGGCCGCATTTGTCGATTTCGGCGTTGGACGGAATGGCTTCCTGCACGTCAGCGATCTCGAATACCAGTACTATAAACACATCACGGAAAACGGTGAGAACAAAGCAGCACGGGGCAGAAACTCCAAAGGCCGCCGTATCAATGAGCGCAGTGTGGCTAACAAACCACCGATCCAGGAAATCCTGAAACGCGGCAGCGAAGTGCTGGTCCAGGTAATCAAGGAAGGGATCGGCAACAAAGGCCCCACGCTTTCTACCTACATCAGTATTCCCGGCCGCTACCTGGTCATCATGCCCGGACTGCAGCGGGTCGGCATCAGCCGCAAAATCACCGATGAAGACGTGAGAAAACAGCTGCGTTCCATCCTGACACAACTGGCACCTCCGCCGGGACTGGGTTTTATTGTCCGTACCGCAGGTATTGATCGCTCTGCTGAAGATCTGCAACGCGACCTGAATTACCTGCTCCGTCTCTGGGGAACCATCGTCGGGCGCATCAAGAAACTACCGGCGCCTGTCGAAATTTACTCCGAATCCGACATGATGATTCGCACGATTCGCGACATCTACAACAGCGAAATCGACACACTCTATATTGACGAACCCACGGCCTACCAGCGGGCTCGCGACTTCATGAAAGTCGTCCTGCCCAAACACGTCAATCGCATCAAACACTACACCGGCAGTGATCCGATTTTCTATAACAGCAATCTGGATGATGAAATCTGCAGCATCCAGAACCGGCACGTGCCCATGAAAGGTGGCGGCTCAATCGTAATCGACCAGACCGAAGCCCTGGTCGCGATCGACGTTAACAGTGGTAACTACCGGGCTGATGACAATGCTGAAAAAACAGCTTTCAAAGTCAACATGAAGGCCGCTGAGGAAATCAGCCGCCAGATTCGTCTTCGGGACCTTGGCGGAGTGATCGTAATCGATTTCATCGACATGCGGGAAGAAAAGCACCGTCGGTCCGTCGAACGTCGACTGCGCGATCTGGTCAAACGGGACCGTGCCCGTACTAAAGTGCTCCGCATTAGTCCCTTCGGTCTGATTGAAATGACCCGCCAGAGAATTCGCCCCTCGCTCCGCAGGAGCATGTACGAAGACTGTCCCTCCTGTCGGGGAACGGGCCAGGTCAAAACAGCCGAAAGTATGGCCATCGAAGTCATGCGAACCCTGATGACCACGGTCTACAAGAAAAACATCGCGCGGCTGGTGCTGAATGTACATGAAAATGTGGCTAATTACCTGAATAATAAACGCCGCAAAGATATCAACAGCCTCGAAGAATCATCGAATACCGTTATTGCCATCAACGCACGTACAGATGTCGAACCAGAACATCTCACCGCACGTTGTTACGACGATATTGGAAATGAAGTGAATTTCTAG
- the rplU gene encoding 50S ribosomal protein L21, with amino-acid sequence MFVVIEDGSHQYTIQEGDTLTIDYRATATEGDSITFESVLLANGGGASSIGTPAIEGASVEAEVVNPEVKGEKLEIQKFRRRKNSRRHTGHRQKYTTVRIKSITVPGLEIVEAQETEPAATEA; translated from the coding sequence ATGTTTGTAGTAATCGAAGATGGCAGCCATCAATATACGATTCAGGAAGGCGATACCCTGACAATCGACTACCGTGCTACAGCAACAGAAGGCGATTCTATCACTTTTGAAAGCGTGCTGCTCGCCAATGGTGGCGGTGCCAGCTCGATCGGCACCCCGGCTATCGAAGGTGCATCGGTCGAAGCCGAAGTTGTAAATCCAGAGGTCAAAGGCGAGAAACTGGAAATTCAGAAGTTCCGTCGCCGCAAGAACTCTCGTCGTCATACAGGTCACCGCCAGAAATACACCACAGTTCGCATCAAATCGATCACCGTGCCTGGTCTGGAAATTGTGGAAGCACAAGAAACCGAACCTGCTGCCACTGAAGCCTAA
- the lpxB gene encoding lipid-A-disaccharide synthase, with product MHLFFSVGEPSGDQHTAHLIEEIRTRRPDARFSAFGGPEMQAAGCHLEVRLTDYAVMGILNVLPLIFKFIQLIRQVGAYLEQERPDAVILVDFPGFNWWVAKKAKALGIPVFYYLPPQLWAWAPWRIRRVRKNVDYILSGLQFEKQWYESRGINVDYIGHPFFDEVVSRKLQQDTLTELKQSAPQILGVLPGSRTNEVTRNFPVMLQTIRRLSQQFPDAIFPIACYREAHLELCQNFIREQQAEDLPLKLYLKQTPEIIEAADCCLMVSGSVSLEMLARKTPAVVLYRSHWGMYFLGQLLITCKYMSLPNLIAGREIMPEFPSVGNPNKVVTQMSTILAEWLSSPLALERAGSELTSLYNETVIPGASAHAAEAILSHTGAQISSKAAA from the coding sequence ATGCACCTCTTTTTTTCAGTAGGCGAACCCAGCGGAGATCAGCACACGGCTCACCTGATCGAAGAAATTCGCACCCGCCGCCCCGACGCTCGTTTCTCTGCCTTCGGTGGGCCAGAGATGCAGGCTGCCGGCTGTCACCTTGAAGTTCGGCTGACCGATTATGCCGTCATGGGCATTCTCAACGTTCTGCCTCTGATTTTTAAATTCATTCAGCTGATCCGGCAAGTCGGCGCCTACCTCGAACAGGAGCGCCCCGACGCCGTGATCCTTGTGGATTTCCCCGGATTCAACTGGTGGGTTGCGAAAAAAGCCAAAGCCCTGGGTATTCCGGTTTTCTATTACCTGCCCCCTCAACTCTGGGCCTGGGCCCCCTGGCGCATTCGCCGTGTTCGTAAAAATGTGGATTACATCCTCTCCGGACTCCAGTTTGAAAAACAATGGTATGAATCGCGAGGAATCAACGTCGATTACATCGGGCATCCCTTCTTTGATGAAGTGGTTTCCCGGAAGCTGCAGCAGGATACCCTTACCGAGTTGAAACAGTCCGCTCCGCAGATTCTAGGCGTACTCCCCGGTTCTCGTACAAATGAGGTCACGCGCAACTTCCCTGTGATGCTACAGACGATTCGTCGCCTCTCTCAACAATTTCCCGACGCCATCTTTCCGATTGCCTGCTACCGGGAAGCACACCTTGAACTCTGCCAGAACTTTATTCGCGAACAACAGGCTGAAGATTTACCGCTCAAACTCTATCTCAAGCAGACTCCCGAAATCATCGAAGCCGCAGACTGCTGCCTGATGGTCTCCGGATCGGTCAGCCTGGAAATGCTGGCCCGCAAAACGCCAGCCGTTGTGCTGTATCGCAGCCACTGGGGCATGTATTTCCTGGGACAACTGCTGATCACCTGCAAATACATGTCACTACCCAACCTGATTGCAGGACGGGAAATCATGCCGGAATTTCCCTCTGTGGGAAATCCGAACAAAGTCGTAACGCAAATGTCGACGATCCTGGCCGAGTGGCTGAGCAGCCCCCTGGCCCTGGAACGAGCCGGGTCAGAGCTCACATCGCTCTATAATGAAACAGTCATACCCGGTGCCTCAGCACATGCAGCCGAAGCCATCTTGAGCCATACCGGAGCCCAGATCAGCTCTAAAGCGGCTGCCTGA